In Flavobacterium sp. CS20, a single window of DNA contains:
- a CDS encoding type I restriction enzyme HsdR N-terminal domain-containing protein — protein MPIFQKSVIQKHLKNLDQEKLEKAFQTFRLNYNPTKIEQIKTLKEEEYQDGFLREIFVDVLGYTLRPDENFDLQREFKNQTDGKKADGAILKDENAIAVIELKSTKTKDLTKITQQAFNYKNNQPECKYIITSNFQKLRFYIDYSTEFEEFDLFFLDRERFELLYLILHKESIFSNLPIQLKKETQFHEKEISEELYNDYSNFKTKLFNNLIANHPDNDKLLLFKKSQKLLDRFLFILFAEDSGLLPPNSISRIIKRFDILKEEDAYKPIYEIFKQYFGYMNIGRKGKK, from the coding sequence ATGCCAATATTTCAGAAATCAGTCATACAAAAACACCTTAAAAATCTTGACCAAGAAAAGTTGGAAAAGGCTTTCCAAACATTCCGACTGAATTACAATCCAACAAAAATAGAGCAAATAAAAACGCTCAAAGAAGAGGAATATCAAGACGGATTTCTACGTGAAATATTTGTTGACGTTCTCGGTTATACACTTCGACCAGATGAAAATTTTGATTTACAACGTGAATTTAAAAACCAAACGGACGGAAAAAAAGCAGACGGTGCAATACTTAAAGATGAAAATGCAATTGCAGTAATTGAGTTGAAGTCAACAAAAACAAAGGACTTGACAAAAATAACGCAACAAGCGTTTAACTATAAAAACAATCAGCCAGAGTGTAAATACATCATAACCTCAAATTTTCAAAAACTTCGGTTTTACATTGATTACTCTACCGAATTTGAGGAGTTTGACTTGTTTTTTCTCGACAGGGAACGATTTGAATTGCTGTACCTAATTCTTCATAAGGAAAGTATTTTTTCAAATCTTCCCATACAACTTAAAAAAGAAACGCAATTTCACGAAAAGGAAATTTCTGAGGAACTTTACAACGATTATTCCAACTTTAAAACAAAACTGTTCAACAACCTTATTGCAAATCATCCGGACAATGATAAGTTGTTGCTTTTCAAAAAATCGCAAAAACTTTTAGATCGTTTTCTGTTTATCCTGTTTGCTGAAGATAGCGGATTGTTGCCACCAAATTCAATTTCACGAATCATCAAGCGTTTTGACATCTTAAAAGAAGAAGATGCCTACAAACCAATTTACGAAATTTTCAAGCAGTATTTCGGATATATGAACATTGGTCGAAAAGGCAAAAAATAA